A region of the Salvia splendens isolate huo1 chromosome 11, SspV2, whole genome shotgun sequence genome:
CAGATAACCCTGTCTCTCCATTAGCCAAGGCCAAAAGGAAGGAGACTATGGCAGCTACAATTAGGATCTTCACAAGTAAATCATCAAACTGTTTCAACACCAGTCGCCAAAAAGGAGTGCCTGTTCGCATCAATGTCAGAAATCAGTATCGTGATTGTCGTCCCGTTCAGCTAATACATGAAGCCCTTTTCGACTTCAGAATTGATTCAAACCAACAAAGCAAGGACGAGTTCATACAGCAAGTGTCCTTAGATTCGTGAAACGGGATATTCTCACAATCTATTATCAATAATGAGACAGATAAAGACACCTGTATCTTCTTTATAAATCACTAAGTCCAAGTATTTAAAGTTTAATGATTCATAGGTAAGTGTAATAGTGTATGAGAGGATATAAAACATATGCCTATGTCTTACAGTCCAATTTTCAACGGATTACACCAATCTAGCTAAAGGATTATAGTCCTTGACAACGAGGAAGGCAAACTTCACagcaaatataaaatttattgctTTTTAAACCTCTGATTGACTGAGAAACAATGATGAGGATGCCAAATAATGTTATGTAAATATTAGTTTTAAGAGAAGGAATTATGCTAAATATTCCCCACCCCACAATACcacatagcttagttttccatTGACAAGCTTCATAAAAGATATCCATGTAATCAGGATTTGGTTCCTCCTTAGCTCAAGGTGATAAGCTAGCTCTAAATTCTTAAAAACAGATTTACAGTTTGGTTCTTGGGCTAGCTGCAGTTGATTTAACTAGATTTTAAtaaccaaaaaaacaaaatgtgAAATCATTGCAGGGGGACAatacatgatatatatatgCCTAGCATGTACGTGTGTGAGTCTGGGACTCAGTTAGACTGCATCTATGTTTGTTGTGTCTGTGTGTGTGCCAGCATGAAAGAGAAGATAGTGAGAGTAGATTAGAGGTTGACGTACTTTTCTCCTGAGGTAGCACTGCAGCCGAGCATATAACATGCATCCAAAGtgcaacaaaaatgtcattagAGAGGATAATATACACATGATTATAGATCATCATCAATAAAACTGAAGTCAATAAGACCAAACTGCAATAAGTTTCAAATACTATTCGAAAATTGCTTAACATCATAATGCAATTATTCATCCAGGACTATCTTATTTAATACATTCAGAGAATTGACAACATCTACTAAAGTTCTTCTCTTTTGAATTCTGGATTCCATTTCTAGTCTTCTATTTTGTCCCTTTAGAGAAAATGCATTCTAAGTTTATTCCTTCTAGGTCACCTTCAAGAATTATAATTGTATAAGTATTCCTACATCTACAAAAAGAGGAAACAAGAAAAGATAAATATACTAAACTAGGATGACAAATGAAACACGAGTTCTCTAAGAGATCCCCAGACCAGTGTTTGCTCATGTAAACCTGATGTAATATGAACACCACGATTTGAAGTCAAAAGAGAGATTCAAGACATTGGTATATGTATCACTGAAAACTGCCCCCGGAATCCAGATATTCTCATACATGATACATCACACGATATTCCTATCTTCTCCTCAGAATCACCACCTGAGTTAGTAGGCCCTACACCCCCCTACCCAATATTCCATATCACTCATCAAAGTTATGATCTAGGGAATCCAACAATTTTCCACAATAAAGAAATCAGCTGAATCCAATTGCATGGAAGCCCCATGGTTACAGAAACCTGAGTTCTAAGTCATTTAGCAATTTCACTAGCATATAACCACATTTTCTGTTTCCACTCAGATCCCTTCGATGCAAATTCATCCAGGTAAACACCTTCACATCACATTGAACACTTACGAATGCAATTGATAAACCTTATGATGCCCTATTTTTTCTTGAAATATACTAATATAGTATAACTATAACAACAGACAATTATACGTGACACACTAACCATTTTTCCCATATGATCTACCATGCTCTGCAACCTGAAAAAACAAACATAGGGTGAATCACACTTCGTCTCGATTTAGTAGAACAGCTTATTCAATGTAAAAACCTGCATCAATCAAATCATGTTAAAGCAAGTATTACCTGGAAGTCCGTCAAGCCTCTGGTTGGGTCCACagaaaaaaattccaaaacCTGTTCAAACAATCCCACCATCGTCTCAGTGAATTgcagaaaacacaaacaaaacaaattcACTTCACACTAACTGTGAAGatcgataaaattaaaaacaaataaattcccAAAACTTTAACTGGACTCCATTACTCTGCTCTGCATTTTGCTTAATTGGTCTGAGAAAAGGGTAATGAAACCAATTTGATTCACACTAACTAACTGAGAAGCCAACCGAGGCAGATATTTACCATCACTAGCCCCCTCATATGCTAATTCTGAAGAttgataaaacaaaattaaaaaaaacccaaaacTTTAGCTGAAATCCACTACTCTACACTGCATTGCTTAATTGATCAGAGACCGCAGCGAGTATTTGATGGTTTCAAAGCAAAAGTGCAATAAGCTAAGATGATCGAGTATCAATAAACTTCACCTCGCTAGCTGATCTGGCGTAGGCATCTTCCATTGCTGCTCCAGTATTTCTTCAAATTGCGATCAACCTTTCCGCCAGTGCTTGAAAACAGCTCGATTTCGTTTGGTCAAGTAaacaataaaaaaggaaaagacgCAGGAAACGTGAaattgaagagagagagagagagagttgaaaATGGGGATTTAGGGTTTACTGCGTTAGTTAGCGTGGGAGTTAGTGAAGGAGTGTGGTTGTGGCAGCAGATCTCACGTTTCCGGTAATCAATTCATGGTCTGAAAATAGGGAATGCTGTTTCTTTTTCcggtaatttcattttatatttagaGAATTCAAATTTGGTCCCTAAATTATCTGATTCTTATTAACACGGTCCCTagaaaatattaatatcataGACCTCCATAAACTAATCTATAAAAAAGTGTAAAatgtcatttttcattttttttgggaCGGAAATAACAATTATTTTGTCTTTTTTACTCTGTCTCCCACACACACTTAGAAATCAAATGTTCATATATAAAACTTGGAAGTTGGAACTTATATTTCCTATTTAGGGAGATTTCATCGTGAAATCAATAGTATATCTCTAATTTTAATGAGATTGATTGAAAAACgatcaagaaaaaaaagtaaatggtagcaaattttaattgattttgcTGGACTTTTGAGTGAGAATGAGTGTGGAAAGTGTCGACGTGGACTTACTGGAGCATTTGTAAGtttaacttaattaacttaTAAGCTAAATATATGATAGGATTATTTTAGTGCTtcataactttaaaaaaaataattggccCAAAATCCACTCAAGGCCCAACACATCAAACTTTATTAGTAACATTCTTCTTATAatgtgaattatttttattctaaggcttaaaactttaattatatttctataATTTATTCCCTAAAACCCAATAATTCATTCCAAGTGATACACTTTCGACGAGATACAATCATTACAACCCAATAATTCATTCTTACTCCCTTTACAAATGCATTGTTTTAGACTAAACTTGCATacttatacaaataaaatttgTACAACAATAATTTTACTCATAAAACCTAATAGTACTATCATCCGATGTAAACCTGAAAAGAAGCTCTAATTTCAAATCATTGTCCAAGTGTTAttcaattagaaaaaaaaatttcctcgaattaattattactactattagttCGAATTTTTAACCGTTAACTAATTTCAAAAGTAGTTTAAATAACTTACAAGAAGGGCCTAACTGTCACAATATGGGCCTCAACTAAACACAAAAGGCGGGCTTTCATAGACCCGGAAATCATAGTCGGACCCAACCCGACCCGGTGCAATGATACGCTCTGCCCTCTTAAACCCTACTTTCGTCCccgccttctctctctctcttatgcTTCTCTCTCTATTGAGTCGCACACTTCCTCCCATTCCCTAAATTCTCCCTTAATCTGGATTGACTGACGATTCAATCAACGGAAATGGTGAAAGTCCACCGAATCAGTTCGGTGGATTGGACTCCATCGCCGGTCCTAGCTCTAGCGACGAGCGCCGACAGCTCGCAGGTCGCCGCCGCCCGCGCCGACGGCTCCATGGAAATTTGGCTTGTCTCCCCTGGCTCCGTTGGCTGGCACTGTCAGCTTGTAATATTTTTGCTCTTTATGCTTTTGTGATGCTGTATTGAGCAAAGAATTAGCTGaaaatattgatttattttggGTTTCGTGTGTAGACGATACACGGGGACCCTGATTCTAGAGTGTCTTCGCTGGTGTGGTGTCAGTCCGGGCCGAGGGGTGGACCGTTGGGCCGATTGCTGTCTTCCAGCATTGATGGGTCGATTTCGGAGTGGGATTTGTTCGGCTTGAGACAGAAGGTTACTTCTGCAGCTTAATTATGctaattatcatttaatttctctTTTATGTATTGGATAATTCAGTGTGACATAACAGCTACTTAGGAGCTCAGTTTTACAAATTGGGATAAGTTTTGGTATTAGGATGAATTCTCTCCCACTTATGTATGATACCATAATGTAGCTTGATTGTAACTAATGAGAGCTAATGGCTAATTTGGGATTCTGCAAAGAACTCCATATTGCTCAGTATAATTGATTTAGACGATACTTTAGTACTATATATTAATGTCTGTAACTTGTAAGAATCTGTCAGACCTCCAAATAAATTTTATCAGGTATAGGGCTAATAGGCATGTCTGTTAAGATTTTAGGCGTTTTGGTCAAGTTATTGATGGCTCCTGGCTTTTTTGCTTTGTACTGCTGCAGACAGTTCTAGATTCTATTGGTTTTTCGATTTGGCAAATTGCTGCGGAGCCATGCAATCATTTGAATGTGAGATGGGAAGCAAAATATCATCAGAATGGTCAGACTAGCCCTTCAATTACCAGTGAAGTTGATGATGTGGAGACTAGTGAAGATGAAGACGATAAAATTGTTGCGCTGGTTCATGAGCAAAATGATACTGAAAGTACCCGACTAGCAATGGCCTGTGATGATGGCTGTGTCCGGATCTATTGTGTTTCTGATGCAGAAGAACTTGTATATAATAGAACCCTGCCTAGGGTCAGTGGTGAGACTTCAAGCCCCTGCATGATTGAGAAGCTTTTTGGTCATTGTCATTTCGGTGTATAAAATGCTTATGATTTTTACTGTCTTTTTAGGGCGCACACTTAGTGTAACGTGGAGTTCAGATGGAAGTAGGATTTATTCAGGGAGTAGCGACGGGTATGCTAGTCTTCTTTATTCGTGAATGTTTAGCATTTCTCTTAGCTCTTGTATGGGTTTCATTAGACTGctaataatttttgtttttttttgtgtttctcataactcaataatttttatttaattttccttCAGGTTCATAAGGTGTTGGGATGCTAAGTTGGCTCAGGAGATGTACAGAATAACTGTTGGTCATGGGTGTCTGGGTGGTGATGATGATCTTTGCATATGGTCATTACTTGCATTAAGGTAAGAGCAGGTCAAATTGCTCATCTTGTGTTTCTGCTTGTTCGCTGTGTTTTTCATATTGGAATTACATTGTTTACTAATAGAGTGTCTGCATTTTGTGGTATCAGGTGTGGAACTATAGCCAGTGGGGATAGTTCTGGTAGTGTAAAGTTCTGGGATGGTCAGTTTGGAACACTTTTGCAGGCACATTCAAATCACAAGGGTGATGTAAATGCCTTAGCTGCAGCTCCCACCCATAACAGAGTATTTTCTGCTGGTTCTGATGGTCAGGTATATTCATATGCTTCTTATGCATGTAATTTGGTTAAACTATAACTTATGATAATTGCCTGTTTTTTGTAGATCATACTGTATAAACTTTCAACTGAGGCTGTTGATTCTAGTGATAAAAAAATTGTCCCAGATATCAAGAAATGGATCTATGTTGGCTATGTGAGATCTCATACACATGATATAAGGGCGTTGACCTTAGCTACACCTATCAGCCATGAAGGTAGTTTGGCTTGCATAGTTCTAATTTTTCTATGTTTGTGATGGAGCTGTATCTTTTTACTATCACCTTCTCTCTTTTTTCAGTATTCTGACTGATAGCTAATGTGCCTATTTTCCTATTGGCAGATCTTCCTCCTGATGAAAAGGTTAAGAGGTCACGAGGTCCAAACAAGCCCCTTGATTTCAGTTACCATAAATGGGCTCATTTGGGTGTGCCCATGCTTATCTCAGCAGGCGACGACACAAAACTTTTTGCATATTCTGTAAAGGAATTTACTAAGTTTTCTCCTCATGACATATGCCCTGCACCACAGAGAATGCCAATGCAACTTGTTCTTAAAACACTTTTCAATCAGACTCCATTGCTTTTGGCTCAGTCTGCAAATTTCTTAGACATCTTTTGCGTGCAATTGCAAAATGGTGGTGTAACTGATATCATTCCTAGCTCGTCTGCTGGGTCTGCACGCACTGATTTAGTGGCCAGAATTAAATGTAAGGCTTCTCGGAAGATCATCTGCAGTACAATCTCTTCATCTGGAGCGCTAATTGCCTACTCAGATCACGTGAAACCTAATTTATTTGCTTTGAAAAGAACCAAATCAGGCAGCGGTTGGGCTGTAGATAAAAGGAAGCTCCCTCAGAGATTGCCATTTGCCCATTTCATGGTTTTCAGCTCTGACTCTTCAAGATTAATACTAGCTGGGCAGGACAGaaaaatatatgtatgtattgtgttttcctttttcttgtTCATCGATATCTATTTgctttttctattattttttgtaGGTTGGGCATACGAGAACTATCTTTTTTCTGATGGGATAAATGATGCTAATATAAAAGCTTAATATTTTGCCCAACAACATATTCCTCATTCCACAGTATTGCAAAAACATCTTTATGATTAGGCATTCATAGTGCATTGCAGATATGAACATAATGTTGAAAATCTGCACTTTCTTTTGCAGTTTATACTTTCACAAGTTTTATCCATCTTGTGGTTTGTGTTGGTTTTCACTAGTTTTATGTCTCGTCTTATTGTTAACAATATTATCACCagtaattatttttcttattagtTGTTTATGTTAAAAGTTGTAGCATGGatcattacttttttttatattcttaaGTTTATAAGGTTTTTGGCCTAGATAAtgaattttctttaattatctaTTGTCACTTGCTGTGTTTAGATTTAAGGTACTTGATGTGTTTTTCAAGTTGATCATGTGAAGAGTTTGAATTATGTTAAGGGCTCATTGGCTCAAACCTTCTTGCTAGACTCATCAAGTAAACGATATGTTATCTTGCTAGTCTATTTTGAATCAAGCTCCCTAGATGTTACATAAAGCTCCCAGTTGTTTTTGctgattatttttgttattatttctaTGAATGCATCTAATCATGTTGTAGGTTGTAGATGCTGAAAACCAGAAGCTTGTCCATGCTTTCACTCCTTGCCGGAAGGACAATGTTGATGGTTTACCACCTAGTGAGCCTCCCATTACAAAAATGTTTATAAGTAATGACGGACAGTGGTTAGCTGCTGTCAATTGCTATGGAGATGTCTATATTTTCAACCTTGAGACTCTAAGGTATGGTTGTGCCATTTTTCTTTAGTTGAATATTGTGTATGCACCAAGTTCTCTCGATTGACTGCACGTGGGTGTATAAAAGATGTCAGATATTAGTTGAAATGTTCAATCGGTTCTtatgtatattaatttattaatgccTTTGCAGTTCTGTTGTATTCATACTGATATGCAGCTCTGTCCCTAACTCTAACACATAAATGtagtttaaatatattttttagagaATATAAAGAACTATTATCATACTTCCTTCGGAAGGAATTTTTGGTATTGCATTCACTCCCctcccccccccaaaaaaaaaaattatttctgtCAAGAGAAGTGTTTGCGAAAAGCACAATGACAGGAACACTGGGGGTGCGTTTCTAGTGTATGAATTTTGGGTATGCATTCACTCCCCTCCctccaaaaaaataattacatcTGTCAAGAGAAGTATTAGTGAAAAGCACAATGACAGGAACACTGGGGGTGTGTTTATAGTTAATACCAAAAATCTGTCTGGGGCTTAATGTACCTTGAGGAAATACAAATTGTGTCTTTGACCCTTATaccctatttttatttattggtgATCTGGGAAGCATGTGGTATGAAGAAAAGATGAATCTAAATTCCTGATTTTTTTTTGGCAAGTACAGGCAACACTGGTTCATCTCAAGATTGGATGGAGCTTCGGTTACTGCTGGTGGTTTTACTCCTAAAAATAGCAACATTCTCATCATCTCCACCTCTTCAAATCAGGTTTATGCATTAGATGTGGAGGCTAAACAGTTAGGGGAGTGGTCCTTGCGTCACACATTTTCTCTGCCAAGGAGATATCAAGAATTTCCTGGAGAAGTTATTGGTCTTTCGTTCCCACCATCCTCAGCTTCATCTTCTGTTATTGTCTATAGTCCCAGGTAAAATCAATATCCCTTGTCTAAATGTAATCATGTAGTAGGCCAACTTTGGAATGTATCGTGGAACTAGCCTGGTTGTAAACTAAAGTTACTAAACCAACATTTGAGATATCGATGAAAACTAATGTTAACATAATAGCTTAGTAACCTAGGCTGACTTTATCAACTGTCAGAGGCTAGAAACCTTACACGAACTTGTTGCGCCGCCCCGATTATTCTCTTATGTTGCAATGATTCTATATAGGCGTAAAACTAAAAAGGTTGGAAGACACACTTCCTTCTTCCATAACCCGAGCACTCGAAGGAACTGggttcattttcttttctgtaGAGCTGTAAGCTAGCTAGATAACTATTACTTGCACATTTAGTTTTTTGTTATTATAGGGTAGCTCCACGTTTAGTTTTTCTTGTATTACTCTTTTGTTATGCATTAGACGCATTATAATGTCGAGTAGTTAAAATTCAAGGCCTCAAGGAACACGGAAAACCATGCTGTCTTTATTTCTGCTTTCTGTATTTCCGTTTCTTGTGTTGACAGTTCTGGTGTTCCAGGGCTATGTGCTTGATTGACTTTGGGATGCCCATCGATAGGGACGATGACACCGACTTGGCAAATGGTCTGGGATTAACAGGAAAGGTGCACAGCAATGGTAAGCCTAAGCGGAAAATGCAGGGAGTAGAATCTAAGCACGGCGGTAAAAAGAACTTCGAATTTTGTGCATTCAGAGACCCTGTTTTATTTGTTGAACATCTGTCGAAAAATTCTCTCGTGGTCATAGACAAGCCATGGACGCAAGTTGTTGGCACATTCGACGCCCAGCCTGTCCATAGACATATATTCGGGACATAACACTCCGTTACGGGGCAGGCGTATTAGGCTCGGAGGCAGCGAATGCTGCCTTCGTCAATTTTTGATCTTGCTTCTCTTTGTACTCTCTTTTGAAGATGCTGTGGTTGTCTTGGGCCATGTTGTGCAATGTATCTGCTAACAAGTTAGTTTTTCAATGTTTAAGAACAGTATTCAATTTAGAAAGTCtacattacttttatttttctattgcTAATTTCTTTCATTGTCCTGTAAACATAAATTAAGAATATAGTTGATTATTTACTTTCATAGATGTGATGTATTTTGAGAAatgtttttaaattaaattatgtcgcTTTCTTTATGATTATGTAGATTAAGGAGTAAATTTGTAGTTAATTAAGTGAAGTGAGAATATTCATTAGTGTTGAGAAATTCTTTTAGTTATTTAAGTAAGTAAGAATACTCATTAGCGAATTGCTCAAGAAGAAATTAGACAAATATTGAGAGAATAACATGGAAGAGTAAAATACGAGAGATTTATGTGTAAAATTTtgctaaaaaagaaatgactcatgCAATGAGATGTTTCAAATGGAATACAACTCAACATTAATGAAATGAAGTGATACAATTTTATCAAAAAGTTTCACCATTGGATATTAAGAACAAATTTATTTCATGAATTTTTAGttgaattataatattaaagaaaagtaaataaatcaaaaaagGATAAACATCCACGTGTGCTCAGTTCTTggcaataaaaaattatacatgTCCACACTTTTAGAAACAAAATAATATCCAAATCCAGCTCAGTGTGAACTGATATGTTTAATTCATGTAACTACAGAATCCaatattttatgtaaatttggATTCTCTCCTTAATTAAttgcattttaaatttttttatcaatataAATATTATCCACTCCAATGATACGAAAGAGAAATAAGTCCCAAGTAAATGATTAAGAAGAATATAAAGTAGTTtagacaaataataataataaacaagtTGTGCATTGTTTTTGTATTGAAATGGAATCTTGCTacctttttaatttaagttacaACTTGAATTATTGAAAGGTTCTTACTCTTAATACATACAGCCCCCATGAAAAAGtgtatttaataattatatttttcaaaacgATTCCCCAATTAATAGGTGagattatttcctttttaacgTTAATTTGAGTCACCATCataatcaataaataaatagaaaattattgtttattttaatattttatatcttTTGGTGTGAACAAGCGTGTGCAAGTATTTTTATTGAATAGTTGATGAAATGAAATAAGTAATAattctgttttttttatatataatgtggACAAATATTTCAATCAAAAAAGGGGGCAAACATTATAGTACCAACAAAACAATTGATAAAGAAAACCTACTAATTGGACTTATCTACCACTCAAAAAGCAAGCTAAATTAGTTGATTACAGCTGAGACTAATAAATCTCAAGAACACTTATGCACCCAAACATCTATGCACATGCCTATAACAATAAAACaattaatcaaaattcaaataagtTTTAAGTTAAATATATTGTACTTAATTTTAATATGGAATTATAGTTTTCGAGCATTGTATTTGTCTGTTTTTTGTGGTCGTCTAATGTTTTCTTGTGATGCATTGTATGCTTTTTGGTTGTACGTTAATTTCATTGTTTTC
Encoded here:
- the LOC121756153 gene encoding WD repeat-containing protein PCN-like → MVKVHRISSVDWTPSPVLALATSADSSQVAAARADGSMEIWLVSPGSVGWHCQLTIHGDPDSRVSSLVWCQSGPRGGPLGRLLSSSIDGSISEWDLFGLRQKTVLDSIGFSIWQIAAEPCNHLNVRWEAKYHQNGQTSPSITSEVDDVETSEDEDDKIVALVHEQNDTESTRLAMACDDGCVRIYCVSDAEELVYNRTLPRVSGRTLSVTWSSDGSRIYSGSSDGFIRCWDAKLAQEMYRITVGHGCLGGDDDLCIWSLLALRCGTIASGDSSGSVKFWDGQFGTLLQAHSNHKGDVNALAAAPTHNRVFSAGSDGQIILYKLSTEAVDSSDKKIVPDIKKWIYVGYVRSHTHDIRALTLATPISHEDLPPDEKVKRSRGPNKPLDFSYHKWAHLGVPMLISAGDDTKLFAYSVKEFTKFSPHDICPAPQRMPMQLVLKTLFNQTPLLLAQSANFLDIFCVQLQNGGVTDIIPSSSAGSARTDLVARIKCKASRKIICSTISSSGALIAYSDHVKPNLFALKRTKSGSGWAVDKRKLPQRLPFAHFMVFSSDSSRLILAGQDRKIYVVDAENQKLVHAFTPCRKDNVDGLPPSEPPITKMFISNDGQWLAAVNCYGDVYIFNLETLRQHWFISRLDGASVTAGGFTPKNSNILIISTSSNQVYALDVEAKQLGEWSLRHTFSLPRRYQEFPGEVIGLSFPPSSASSSVIVYSPRAMCLIDFGMPIDRDDDTDLANGLGLTGKVHSNGKPKRKMQGVESKHGGKKNFEFCAFRDPVLFVEHLSKNSLVVIDKPWTQVVGTFDAQPVHRHIFGT